The following coding sequences lie in one Arachis hypogaea cultivar Tifrunner chromosome 4, arahy.Tifrunner.gnm2.J5K5, whole genome shotgun sequence genomic window:
- the LOC112795237 gene encoding uncharacterized protein: MGATPFHHSILEVRLPKHFDKSTDMRYDGTQDPQEHLTAFEARMNLEGVGDEVRCRTFSVSLAGHVIRWFNNLPQGSMARFSNISRAFLAQFTTKIAKAKHPINLLGITQRSGEPTRKYLDRFNDECLEINGLTDSVANLCLTNGLLNEDFRKHLTTKSVWTMQEIQSVA; this comes from the coding sequence ATGGGGGCAACCCCTTTCCATCATTCCATCCTCGAGGTCCGGCTACCAAAGCACTTTGATAAGTCGACGGACATGAGGTATGATGGAACTCAAGACCCACAGGAACATctgacggccttcgaggccagaatgAATTTGGAAGGGGTAGGCGACGAGGTCAGGTGTCGCACCTTCTCGGTCAGTCTAGCGGGACATGTGATACGGTGGTTTAATAACCTCCCGCAGGGCTCGATGGCTAGATTTTCGAACATTAGCCGCGCTTTCCTAGCCCAATTCACAACCAAAATCGCAAAGGCAAAGCACCCGATCAATTTGCTTGGAATAACTCAGAGGTCCGGTGAGCCGACCAGGAAATATCTAGACCGGTTCAACGACGAGTGCTTGGAGATCAACGGGCTGACGGATTCGGTTGCTAACCTGTGCTTAACGAACGGACTTCTAAACGAGGACTTCAGAAAGCACCTCACCACAAAGTCGGTgtggacaatgcaggagatccaaAGTGTAGCCTGA
- the LOC112797398 gene encoding ATPase GET3A, translated as MADQQNLPEGTVQNILEQETLKWVFVGGKGGVGKTTCSSILSILLATVRDSVLIISTDPAHNLSDAFQQRFTKTPTLVNGFTNLYAMEVDPTVEHEDVGTSEGMDGLVSELAGAIPGIDEAMSFAEMLKLVQTMDYSIIVFDTAPTGHTLRLLQFPSILEKGLGKMMSLKNKFGGLFNQMTRMFGMDDDFNEDAVLGKLEGMKDVIEQVNKQFKDPDMTTFVCVCIPEFLSLYETERLVQELTKFEIDSHNIVINQVIFEDEVVESKLLKARMKMQQKYIDQFYMLYDDFNITKLPLLPEEVTGVEALKGFSRHFLTPYQPLSNRDQVEWLERRVSELKDQLQEAEEELNTLKKGKQKV; from the exons ATGGCGGATCAGCAGAATTTGCCAGAAGGAACGGTGCAGAACATTCTAGAACAAGAAACTCTCAAATGGGTCTTCGTTGGTGGCAAAGGTGGCGTTGGCAAAACCACATGCAGCTCAATACTCTCGATTCTTCTCGCCACTGTTCGCGACTCTGTTCTCATAATCTCCACCGACCCAGCTCACAATCTCAGCGATGCTTTTCAACAGCGATTCACAAAGACTCCAACTTTGGTCAATGGCTTCACCAATCTCTATGCTATG GAAGTGGATCCCACTGTTGAGCATGAGGATGTGGGCACTTCTGAAGGGATGGACGGTCTGGTCTCGGAGCTAGCAGGTGCAATACCTGGGATTGATGAGGCGATGAGCTTTGCTGAGATGTTGAA ATTGGTGCAGACAATGGATTATTCCATAATAGTTTTTGATACTGCTCCAACTGGCCACACACTCCGACTCTTGCAATTCCCATCAATTTTAGAGAAAGGTCTTGGAAAAATGATGTCcttgaaaaataaatttggtgGTTTATTTAACCAG ATGACTCGCATGTTTGGAATGGATGATGATTTTAATGAAGATGCAGTTCTTGGGAAGCTTGAAGGAATGAAGGACGTGATCGAACAAGTTAATAAGCAATTCAAAGATCCG GACATGACAACTTTTGTCTGCGTTTGTATTCCGGAGTTCCTTTCATTATATGAAACAGAGAGATTGGTTCAGGAACTTACAAAGTTCGAGATTGACTCGCACAACATCGTTATTAACCAAGTAATATTTGAAGACGAAG TTGTTGAATCCAAGTTACTTAAAGCGAGAATGAAAATGCAACAAAAGTATATTGATCAATTTTACATGTTATATGACGACTTTAACATTACCAAGCTGCCATTGCTCCCAGAAGAG GTTACTGGGGTCGAAGCTCTAAAAGGATTTTCAAGACATTTTTTGACACCTTACCAACCATTATCTAATAGAGATCAAGTAGAATGGTTAGAGAGAAGAGTATCAGAATTGAAGGATCAGTTACAAGAGGCTGAGGAAGAATTGAATACACTCAAAAAGGGGAAGCAAAAGGTTTGA
- the LOC112797397 gene encoding digalactosyldiacylglycerol synthase 2, chloroplastic, with protein sequence MEKKQHIAIFTTASLPWLTGTAVNPLFRAAYFAKDGKRDVVLGIPWLSLKDQGLVYPNKITYASPSEQEQYIRKWLEERIDFVPKFNIEFYPAKFSRDKRSILPVGDISEIVPDEEADIAVLEEPEHLTWYHHGKRWKTKFRLVVGIIHTNYLEYVKREKNGTVQAFLLKYLNNWVVGIYCHKVIRLSGATQDYSDSVICNVHGVNPKFIAIGKKKREQQKNGEKAFTKGAYFIGKMIWSKGYKELLKLLRVHQKELAGLEVDLVGSGEDSGEVKKAAEKLELPVRVHLARDHADPEFHDYKLFINPSTTDVVCTTTAEALAMGKIVVCANHTSNDFFKQFPNCWTFNDGNEFVKLIHKALASEPAQLTDAHIHDLSWEAATERFLKTAEIDKPLERKLSRTTSNYMSATMSLQERMEDASAFVHHVASGNEISRRIFGAIPDTLEPDEVQRKELGITDTPKKTTPKKQDGATPDSLQPDEVLRKDLGTTNTPMKQAQPN encoded by the exons ATGGAAAAGAAACAGCATATTGCAATTTTCACCACTGCCAGCCTTCCATGGCTAACAGGAACAGCTGTGAACCCTTTGTTTCGCGCTGCATATTTTGCCAAAGATGGGAAAAGAGATGTAGTTTTGGGGATcccttggctatctttgaaagaTCAAGGATTAGTATACCCCAACAAGATTACATATGCTTCACCCTCGGAGCAAGAGCAATATATCCGTAAATGGCTCGAAGAGAGAATCGATTTTGTGCCAAAGTTTAACATAGAGTTTTATCCAGCAAAG TTTTCGAGAGATAAAAGGAGCATTCTTCCTGTGGGAGATATTTCAGAAATTGTCCCAGATGAAGAGGCAGATATTGCTGTTCTTGAGGAGCCCGAGCACCTGACATGGTATCACCATGGGAAAAGATGGAAGACTAAATTCAGGCTAGTTGTAGGAATTATTCACACAAATTATCTGGAATATGTGAAGCGAGAGAAGAATGGAACTGTGCAAGCATTTCTGCTGAAATATCTAAACAACTGGGTTGTTGGTATATACTGTCACAAG gtaattaGACTATCAGGTGCCACCCAGGATTACTCTGACTCCGTCATTTGTAATGTACATGGAGTTAATCCAAAATTCATTGCCATTGGCAAGAAAAAGAGggaacaacaaaagaatggagaGAAGGCCTTTACCAAAGGTGCATACTTTATTGGGAAGATGATATGGAGCAAAGGCTACAAGGAGCTGTTAAAACTTCTTCGTGTTCATCAAAAGGAATTAGCTGGGCTTGAGGTTGACTTAGTTGGCAGTGGAGAGGACTCGGGTGAAGTTAAAAAAGCTGCCGAAAAGTTGGAACTTCCAGTTAGAGTTCACCTGGCACGTGATCACGCTGACCCTGAATTTCATGA TTACAAATTGTTTATAAATCCAAGCACAACAGATGTGGTTTGCACAACCACAGCTGAAGCTTTAGCAATGGGAAAAATCGTTGTGTGTGCCAACCACACCTCAAACGACTTTTTCAAGCAGTTTCCGAACTGTTGGACATTCAACGATGGCAATGAATTTGTTAAACTCATACATAAGGCACTGGCCTCCGAGCCTGCTCAACTCACTGACGCTCATATACATGACCTTTCTTGGGAGGCTGCCACCGAACGTTTTCTTAAGACTGCTGAAATTGACAAGCCCTTGGAGAGAAAACTGTCAAGAACTACTTCAAACTATATGTCTGCCACAATGAGTCTGCAGGAGAGGATGGAGGACGCATCGGCATTTGTTCATCATGTGGCTTCCGGGAATGAAATTTCGCGAAGGATATTTGGTGCCATTCCAGATACCTTGGAACCAGATGAAGTGCAGCGCAAGGAACTTGGGATAACTGATACTCCCAAGAAAACTACTCCCAAGAAACAAGACGGTGCAACTCCAGATAGCTTGCAACCAGATGAAGTGCTACGCAAGGACCTTGGAACGACTAATACTCCCATGAAACAAGCCCAGCCAAATTGA
- the LOC112797399 gene encoding uncharacterized protein: protein MLMGHADGLPELRSQKDQILVEPMSESGDDDKGQEDYLEQILYSASFEELASNSLKYDTVIWLSISLLLALAWGVGLIMLLYLPIRRYVLRKDLSSRRLYITPTEIVYKVSRPSYIPFWGTVTIERHIPLSLVIDIIIEQGCLQSIYGIRTFRVESIARGKAALVDELQIQGISDPDIFRKVIVTEASKSLRDVRRKLTAPSTNVENMDHMPAATEGSVVMRSPSKSWKTPGVAYSALDRRVPGGLLLNKLEEVNKSVKRLEMLIEKSHAPPSSS, encoded by the exons ATGTTGATGGGTCATGCAGATGGCCTCCCAGAACTGAGGTCACAAAAAGATCAGATACTTGTAGAACCTATGTCCGAATCAGGTGATGATGATAAAGGGCAAGAAGATTATTTGGAACAGATACTGTATTCGGCATCCTTCGAAGAACTCGCAAGCAATAGCCTTAAATATGATACGGTCATATGGCTATCTATATCATTGCTTCTGGCTTTGGCTTGGGGTGTTGGCCTTATTATGTTGCTTTACCTGCCAATCAGGCGGTATGTGCTTCGGAAGGATTTGTCCTCTCGTAGATTATACATCACTCCTACCGAAATAGTTTACAAG GTGTCAAGGCCTTCATATATACCCTTCTGGGGGACGGTGACGATTGAGAGGCATATACCTCTTTCTCTGGTGATTGATATTATTATTGAACAAG GTTGCCTGCAGTCTATATATGGAATCCGTACTTTCCGTGTCGAAAGTATTGCACGTGGAAAAGCAGCACTTGTAGATGAACTACAGATTCAAGGAATTTCTGATCCTGATATTTTCAGAAAG GTTATTGTAACAGAAGCATCAAAGAGTTTGCGAGATGTACGGAGGAAGTTGACTGCTCCGAGCACAAATGTGGAAAACATGGATCATATGCCTGCAGCAACTGAGGGATCAGTTGTTATGAGATCACCATCAAAAAGTTGGAAG ACGCCGGGTGTGGCCTATTCCGCTCTAGACCGCAGAGTACCCGGAGGATTGCTGCTTAATAAACTTGAAGAAGTCAACAAATCAGTAAAG AGACTTGAGATGCTTATTGAGAAGTCACATGCTCCTCCCTCCAGTAGCTGA
- the LOC112797400 gene encoding NAD(P)H-quinone oxidoreductase subunit S, chloroplastic yields the protein MASLATLYGFHHGSLLRTQFLGQDHNLTHYPLKHPSYHHNKPSFEPHAKFNIVEIMGGRGICNGEKGLQLELERQVVESRQQAQPRPQPDSGGEEEEEEEEENFEVSEDAFEKEMMGLTGGFPGGEKGLQKFIEENPPSKSKHGNLLALSR from the coding sequence atggctTCTCTTGCAACCCTTTATGGCTTCCATCATGGTTCTCTTCTAAGAACTCAGTTCCTAGGCCAAGATCATAACCTCACACACTACCCTCTAAAGCACCCTTCATATCATCACAACAAACCAAGTTTTGAACCTCATGCCAAGTTCAACATAGTTGAGATCATGGGAGGGAGAGGGATATGCAATGGAGAAAAAGGCCTTCAACTAGAGCTTGAAAGGCAAGTGGTTGAAAGCCGGCAACAAGCGCAACCGCGGCCACAACCGGATAGTGGTggcgaagaggaggaggaggaggaggaagagaactTTGAGGTATCAGAAGATGCTTTTGAGAAGGAAATGATGGGGCTAACTGGTGGGTTTCCTGGTGGTGAGAAAGGGTTGCAGAAGTTCATTGAAGAAAATCCACCTTCCAAATCCAAACATGGAAATCTTCTTGCCTTGTCACGTTGA
- the LOC112797401 gene encoding late embryogenesis abundant protein At1g64065 — protein MKVNSGRGRKVCLVVTGVVIAIVLLIVILAMTVFKAKHPVNTVDSLRLQDLKVSLDIARLSVDLNVTLDVDVSVKNPNKVGFKYSDSSAQLNYRGQQVGEVPIPAGEISADETKGFNLTLTIMADRLLSNSQVYSDVISGSLPLSTFVRMSGKVSILGFIKVHVVSSTTCDFAVNLSNRTVGHQECQYKTKL, from the coding sequence ATGAAGGTAAATTCTGGTAGAGGGCGAAAAGTGTGCTTGGTGGTAACAGGTGTTGTGATAGCAATCGTCTTGCTAATAGTGATACTAGCAATGACAGTCTTCAAAGCCAAGCATCCTGTCAATACAGTTGACTCACTAAGGCTACAGGACTTGAAGGTGAGCTTAGATATCGCTCGACTAAGTGTCGATTTGAACGTGACACTCGACGTGGATGTCTCAGTGAAGAATCCAAACAAGGTGGGATTCAAGTACTCAGATAGCTCTGCTCAGCTCAATTACAGAGGGCAACAGGTGGGTGAAGTCCCTATACCTGCTGGAGAGATTTCTGCTGATGAAACCAAAGGATTCAACCTCACCCTCACTATCATGGCGGACCGGTTGCTTTCGAATTCTCAGGTTTACTCAGATGTCATATCTGGTTCATTGCCCCTCAGCACTTTCGTGAGAATGTCAGGTAAAGTTAGCATCTTAGGATTTATCAAAGTTCATGTGGTTTCTTCCACAACTTGTGATTTTGCTGTGAATCTTTCTAATAGGACAGTTGGCCACCAAGAGTGCCAATACAAGACAAAGCTTTGA